A single region of the Oreochromis niloticus isolate F11D_XX linkage group LG19, O_niloticus_UMD_NMBU, whole genome shotgun sequence genome encodes:
- the ralgapa2 gene encoding ral GTPase-activating protein subunit alpha-2 isoform X2, whose translation MFTRRGHGDVKKSTQKVLDPKKDVFTRFKHLRTLLDIIDKSELKTFFESNSSQIYFIFYENFITLESNLKQKGNKSQREELDSILFIFEKILQNLPEKIYNRWQFHSIGSILKKLLHTGNSFKIRCEGIRLFLLWLQALRDHCAEEQFLIFACLVPGFPAVPSSRGPCTLDTIIYNPFSNPPDAKVVPEEITPLVPAVAGEKAADDLTCYILEILLKYMVIQASSLEWKNKENQDTGFRFLFTLFKKYYLPHLFPSFTKLTNLYKPLLDLPHHRPKPLYVPVTRNNESTFCTRDQYLAPRVAFITWLVTFFLEKKYISSAASAQSAKNGTEVIPKLIQTVTAGSSSQEKDKTSDGDTNGPAGEPEKSHSNSSTLSDRRASDSSLCSVEEEHRHVYDMVQSILLSTRDNVNFVNEIFHQAFLLPSCEASATRKVIKVYRKWLLQEKPSFMAEPDRTAREDEVDECSQQIISTETNNMHVQMMESHSHKRSSSWGRTYSFSSAINQGFITEEENRNIKAGIQPTLQVFLTNSSNVFLLEPCQDVPKLLENQVEVCKGVLSIYRHMIMEHTMNTQTWEQMLQVLLRITEAVMKRPQDNQRKDSFAESLASLLFRTIIVAWVRANLCVFISRELWDELLAVLSSLTCWEELVTEWASIMDSLTAVLARSVYGLDMANLPLDKLSEQKEKKQRGRGVIQDSQKAAAVARSFSLSWRNHGEQGGPPVQEPMRIRSATTSGAPGVEKARNNVRQKASAKRSQSISNCVHLYEALPTTKSVPMLLHTVSSFLPGISSGNSACSHRLSDVEECQLSECGGEEELGGRDSPLPRSSSTSDITQQLSETLPVQQREYSPTSCGSDSRMSEGRTESTEPPVILIRRTSSSAETECNAEGHANYTRPKLREKSESVSSETSNGYLNEAEVTWQAFDEEADNQSTQSAHMDVTADPQSQGSLLLSHNEALAGPECALPTHSASPSYHHNHQNHYHYPQNPPASPALLVHTECPRDCPLDDTMHQSVLHMPHHLDSSEFLADDVSIIAGGTLTGWHADSAFVLWRRILGILGDVNNIRCPKIHAKVFSYLYELWHKLAKIRDNLGISVDNQSSPPQPAFIPPLRMLASWLFRATMLPAEYKAGKLQAYKLICEMMTRHQDVLPNSDFLVHLYHIMHKGFTSDDPDVLNTIIRSCSPRFFFLGLPGFTMLIGDFIAAAACVLTSGSSEAPRVEAQTILGSLVCFPNLYLQIPILHRVAGSDDINVSNEDIKNYLVNILLETATKEHYEGARCIAVCSLGLWVCEELMQKNIHHQVKDAINVLGVTLKFGNKAVAQVACDVFQLLISHWEHLQRLEPTFPKKIIEIFVATIAFLLPSAEHSTVEADKKLMVSLLLCLLDWCMAVPLSLLLEPITMPSLEDHTAHKAPLLDYIYRVLHCCVAGSNLHTQQSHYLLTLSDLSSDYDLMLGQVKSFEPPPSQATTTDFGNLLTVAEEKRRRNMELIPLTARMVMTHLVNHLGHHPLSGGPALLHSLVSENHDNPYVESSELSSEVFKSPNLQLFVFNDSTLVSYLQIPAETPTVGQPLHTSSQVRIIVRDISGKYSWDGAILYCTAHEDFDVGAFKPVDPSLSAATAVNHSRNPPPSPVAPHKRHCSGSDCLSNSCEEDEFDVLDKLLEDLGHSSPECLPQPRLKLNQPAASPHGMNLEQENAILEAIHRQTQQEEEQVRRWEADVSFRADCQREPSHQEPKAPFYFCRLLLNDLGMNSWDRRKSFHLLKKNSKLLRELKNLDSRQCRETHKIAVFYIGEGQEDKCSILSNSAGSQDYEDFVSGLGWEVDLATHCGFMGGLQRNGSTGLTAPYYATSTVEVIFHVSTRMPSDSDDCLTKKLRHLGNDEVHIVWSEHTRDYRRGIIPTDFGDVLIVIYPMKKHMYFIQIMKKPQVPFFGPLFNGAIVTGTLLPSLVRATCINASRAVKSRLTLYQSFYEERALYLEAIVQNHREVMTFEDFASQVFSPSPGYPMSGTGSFTGSGSTEAGSITTTTTDSVDQVSPTMPRATKNRVSGKLRRSASAISKSSN comes from the exons GTTCTATTCTCAAAAAGCTTCTGCACACTGGAAATTCATTCAAA ATTCGCTGTGAGGGGATCCGTCTCTTCCTGCTGTGGCTGCAGGCCCTAAGGGACCACTGTGCAGAGGAGCAGTTCCTCATCTTTGCCTGTCTGGTGCCAGGATTCCCCGCTGTGCCCTCCTCCAGAGGGCCGTGCACCCTCGACACCATCATTTACAACCCTTTCTCCAACCCCCCGGATG CTAAGGTGGTGCCTGAGGAGATCACCCCACTGGTTCCGGCTGTGGCAGGTGAAAAAGCTGCAGATGACCTGACCTGTTATATCCTAGAAATACTGCTCAAGTACATGGTCATCCAG GCATCCAGTTTAGAATGGAAGAACAAAGAGAACCAGGACACAGGCTTCAGGTTTCTCTTCACCCTATTCAAGAAGTACTACCTTCCACACTTATTTCCCTCCTTCACCAAGCTCACAAACCTCTACAAGCCTTTATTAG ACCTCCCCCACCACAGACCAAAACCCTTGTATGTGCCAGTGACACGGAACAATGAGAGCACCTTCTGCACGAGGGATCAGTACCTGGCACCTCGTGTGGCCTTCATCACCTGGCTTGTCACTTTCTTCCTGGAGAAGAAGTACATCAGCAGTGCTGCTTCAGCGCAGAGCGCAAAGAACGGCACCGAGGTCATTCCCAAACTCATCCAG ACTGTCACTGCAGGCAGTAGCAGCCAGGAGAAGGATAAGACATCAGATGGGGATACAAACGGACCAGCGGGGGAGCCTGAGAAGAGCCACTCCAATAGCAGCACCCTGTCAGATCGACGAGCCAGCGATTCCAGTTTGTGTAGCGTTGAGGAGGAGCACCGCCATGTTTATGACATGGTGCAGTCCATTCTGCTCTCCACCCGGGACAATGTGAACTTCGTCAATGAGATCTTCCACCAG GCTTTTTTGTTGCCATCCTGCGAAGCTTCTGCAACCAGGAAGGTCATCAAAGTGTACAGGAAGTGGCTCCTGCAGGAGAAACCCTCCTTCATGGCAGAGCCCGACAGAACTGCTCGGGAAGATGAAGTGGACGAATGCTCCCAACAGATTATCAGCACCGAGACAAATAACATGCACGTGCAA ATGATGGAGAGTCACAGTCACAAGCGGTCGTCCAGCTGGGGTAGGACCTACTCGTTCAGCAGTGCCATCAATCAGGGCTTCATCACCGAGGAGGAGAACAGGAACATCAAAGCCGGCATCCAGCCAACACTACAG GTGTTTCTGACCAATTCATCCAACGTGTTTCTGTTGGAGCCATGCCAGGATGTACCAAAACTCCTGGAAAATCAGGTTGAGGTGTGCAAGGGTGTTCTTAGCATCTATCGGCATATGATCATGGAGCACACCATGAATACACAGACGTG GGAGCAGATGTTGCAGGTACTACTGAGAATCACAGAGGCTGTGATGAAGAGGCCACAGGACAACCAAAGAAAAGACAGCTTTGCTGAAAGTTTAGCATCTTTGCTTTTTAGG ACCATCATTGTGGCGTGGGTACGAGCCAACCTGTGCGTATTTATCTCCCGGGAGCTTTGGGATGAGCTGCTGGCAGTGCTGTCCTCTCTTACCTGCTGGGAGGAGCTGGTGACAGAATGGGCCAGCATCATGGACTCGCTTACGGCTGTGCTGGCACGCTCCGTTTATGGCTTGGACATGGCCAACCTGCCTCTGGACAAACTCAGTGAACAGAAGGAGAAGAAGCAGAGAGGACGCG GAGTGATCCAGGACTCTCAGAAGGCAGCAGCAGTTGCACGCTCATTCTCCCTGAGCTGGAGGAATCATGGGGAACAGGGTGGGCCACCAGTACAGGAGCCCATGAGGATTCGCTCAGCCACTACTTCAGGAGCACCGGGTGTGGAGAAGGCCCGGAACAATGTCCGACAGAAGGCCTCTG CTAAGCGAAGCCAGTCCATCAGCAACTGTGTTCATCTATACGAGGCTTTGCCCACTACTAAAAGTGTTCCTATGCTGCTCCACACTGTGAGCTCTTTCTTGCCTGGTATCTCTTCTGGTAACTCTGCTTGCTCTCACAGACTCTCAG ATGTGGAGGAGTGTCAGCTGTCAGAGTGTGGGGGAGAGGAGGAGCTGGGAGGCAGAGACAGTCCTCTGCCGCGTAGCAGCAGCACCTCAGACATCACCCAACAGCTGTCTGAAACCTTACCAG TCCAGCAGAGAGAGTACTCGCCTACTTCCTGTGGTTCTGATAGCAGGATGTCTGAGGGCAGGACTGAGAGCACTGAGCCACCAGTG ATCCTCATCCGACGGACCAGCAGCTCAGCTGAGACAGAGTGCAATGCCGAGGGACACGCAAACTACACGAGGCCCAAGCTCAGAGAGAAAA GTGAGAGTGTTAGTAGCGAGACGTCCAACGGCTACCTCAATGAAGCTGAAGTTACCTGGCAGGCGTTTGATGAGGAAGCTGATAATCAGTCCACACAGTCGGCACACATGGACGTGACGGCTGATCCTCAGAGCCAGGGGAGTCTGCTGCTCAGCCATAATGAAGCTTTAGCAG GTCCTGAGTGTGCTCTCCCTACCCACTCCGCATCCCCGTCCTACCACCACAACCACCAAAACCACTACCACTACCCCCAGAATCCCCCTGCTTCACCAGCCCTGCTGGTGCACACAGAGTGCCCACGGGATTGCCCCCTGGACGACACCATGCATCAGTCTGTCTTACACATGCCACACCACTTGG ATAGCAGCGAGTTTCTGGCTGATGATGTCAGCATCATTGCTGGTGGGACTCTGACTGGCTGGCATGCTGATTCAGCCTTTGTCCTGTGGAGGAGAATTTTGGGTATCCTGGGAGATGTCAACAATATCCGCTGCCCCAAAATCCATGCCAAGGTCTTCTCCTATCTCTATGAGCTCTGGCACAAGCTGGCCAAG ATTCGGGACAATCTTGGGATCAGTGTGGACAACCAGTCTTCTCCGCCCCAACCTGCCTTCATCCCGCCTCTTCGAATGCTTGCGTCCTGGCTTTTCAGG GCCACCATGCTGCCAGCAGAGTACAAGGCTGGCAAACTGCAGGCCTACAAGCTGATCTGTGAGATGATGACCAGGCACCAGGATGTGCTCCCCAACAGTGATTTCCTGGTGCACCTTTACCACATCATGCACAAGGGCTTCACGAGTGATGACCCG GATGTTTTGAACACCATCATCCGCTCCTGCTCTCCTCGATTCTTCTTCCTCGGCCTGCCGGGCTTCACAATGCTGATTGGAGATTTCATCGCTGCTGCTGCCTGCGTCCTCACCTCTGGCTCCTCAGAG GCTCCGAGGGTGGAAGCTCAGACGATCCTGGGCTCCCTCGTGTGTTTCCCAAACCTCTACCTCCAGATTCCTATACTGCACCGTGTGGCTGGCTCTGATGACATCAATGTGAGCAATGAGGATATCAAG AATTACTTGGTCAACATCCTGCTGGAGACGGCAACGAAGGAGCACTATGAAGGGGCGAG GTGCATTGCTGTGTGCAGCCTGGGTCTGTGGGTGTGTGAGGAGCTAATGCAAAAGAACATCCACCACCAGGTTAAAGATGCCATCAATGTTTTGGGAGTGACACTAAAG tttgggAACAAAGCAGTGGCGCAGGTAGCCTGTGACGTCTTTCAGCTGCTCATCTCTCACTGGGAGCATCTCCAGAGGTTGGAGCCCACATTCCCAAAGAAAATTATTgag ATCTTTGTGGCCACAATAGCCTTTTTGTTGCCGAGCGCAGAGCACTCAACGGTGGAAGCGGATAAAAAG TTGATGGTATCACTTCTGCTTTGCCTGTTGGACTGGTGCATGGCTGTTCCCTTGAGTCTGCTGCTTGAGCCTATCACCATGCCTTCACTGGAGGACCACACAGCCCACAAGGCCCCGCTGCTGGACTACATCTACAGG GTGCTGCACTGCTGTGTGGCTGGATCTAACCTGCACACCCAGCAGAGCCACTATCTGCTCACCCTGTCTGACTTGTCCAGTGACTATGACCTCATGCTGGGTCAGGTTAAGAGCTTCGAGCCACCCCCGTCACAGGCAACCACCACGGACTTTGGCAACCTACTCACCGTGGCTGAGG AAAAGCGTCGCCGCAACATGGAGCTGATCCCGCTGACGGCACGGATGGTCATGACACACCTTGTGAACCATTTGGGCCATCATCCCCTGAGCGGCGGCCCTGCTCTCCTCCACAGCCTCGTGAGCGAAAATCATGACAACCCATACGTGGAGTCGTCCGAGCTGTCCTCCGAGGTCTTTAAAAGCCCCAACCTGCAGCTTTTTGTCTTCAACGACAGCACACTGGTGTCCTACCTGCAGATCCCTGCCGAGACTCCCACCGTCGGACAGCCCCTTCACACTTCCTCCCAAGTGCGCATCATTGTCCGGGACATCTCGGGCAAGTACTCGTGGGATGGTGCCATCCTCTACTGCACCGCACATGAAGACTTTGATGTGGGAGCCTTTAAACCAGTTGACCCTTCCCTTTCTGCAGCCACTGCAGTCAACCACAGCAGAAACCCACCCCCCTCCCCAGTAGCACCGCACAAGCGTCATTGCTCAGGCTCCGATTGCCTCTCCAACTCTTGCGAGGAGGATGAGTTTGATGTTCTCGATAAGCTTTTGGAGGACCTCGGACACAGCAGCCCAGAATGTCTTCCCCAGCCACGACTTAAGCTTAACCAGCCGGCCGCGTCACCCCACGGAATGAACCTTGAGCAAGAGAACGCCATCCTGGAAGCCATTCATCGTCAGactcagcaggaggaggagcaaGTGAGGAGGTGGGAGGCTGATGTAAGCTTTCGGGCTGACTGCCAGAGGGAACCATCCCACCAGGAACCAAAAGCTCCTTTTTACTTCTGCCGGCTGCTGCTTAATGATCTTGGCATGAACTCTTGGGATCGCAG GAAAAGCTTCCATTTGCTGAAGAAAAACTCTAAACTCTTACGGGAACTGAAGAACTTGGACTCCAGGCAGTG cCGAGAGACGCACAAGATTGCTGTGTTCTACATTGGAGAAGGCCAAGAAGACAAGTGCTCCATTTTATCTAACAGTGCAGGAAGCCAGGACTATGAAGACTTTGTATCTGGACTGGGATGGGAG GTGGACCTAGCCACGCACTGTGGCTTTATGGGCGGACTCCAGAGGAATGGCAGCACAGGTCTAACAGCTCCTTATTATGCTACCTCCACTGTGGAAGTCATTTTCCACGTCTCAACGCGTATGCCATCTGATTCTGATGACTGCCTCACCAAAAAG CTGCGTCACCTGGGAAACGATGAGGTGCACATAGTGTGGTCCGAGCACACCAGGGACTACCGGCGCGGCATCATCCCAACTGACTTTGGAGATGTGCTGATAGTCATCTACCCAATGAAGAAACACATGTATTTCATCCAGATCATGAAGAAACCACAG GTTCCCTTCTTTGGCCCTCTGTTTAATGGCGCTATCGTCACTGGGACACTGCTGCCAAGTTTAGTACGGGCTACCTGTATCAATGCCAGCAGAGCTGTCAAGTCCCGGCTGACTCTCTACCAGAGCTT